A window from Chitinispirillales bacterium ANBcel5 encodes these proteins:
- a CDS encoding type VI secretion system contractile sheath large subunit produces MQIPSPITKDHSWRVVIAAELSPGKNWDHTINLDKSSFNDLFSILKPSLNFYVKDCCRCDTKHLDLSLSFSCMSDFAPDALVQQIPELQWLLDLKKQIRSYQEGEIDSESLSASICNTPLPESVASKLSSLPGIDAYQNSGHSENFSSSKHNQDSANKGTVDAILSMMDPTLPPPSDTKEQGTTITQSSTTQSGMDGTIQGRITSIFDTIDSVIGMQMDEILHHSEFKALETAWRELKFLFGNTDNRAGIAIEVVNCAKNVLDKTLLEVVFKPVWNSGVPGPDVVASLHSFSSNRPDYEQAQNLGQLGIATQTLMVLPAAPQFFGVSQYQSLRSSVPSFQMLLDGCGYETWRDLRNRDEANWLILGANSFYLRPAYGMGGKKVKTFHYSEQHKPQDIPCGSSSAVIISLIAGLIASFKSDSLNHLTRKAQLTDISALHSYTDPGSDAMQVCVTTLTYSKAGEIADAGLCPVNSAPGTLSVTLEGIKTYGKSNYSIPSLLLAGHISRLCTLIILNTRELSCSEVSDELIASINNLILGTAMVGDKQVTTAQVTENGNNGRNVIINVSVPYAIWGEEVEINLSLEL; encoded by the coding sequence ATGCAAATACCATCACCGATAACAAAAGACCACTCTTGGCGGGTTGTCATCGCCGCAGAGTTATCTCCAGGAAAAAACTGGGACCATACAATTAATCTCGATAAAAGTAGCTTTAATGATCTTTTTTCGATCCTGAAACCATCTTTAAATTTCTATGTAAAAGATTGCTGTCGATGTGATACTAAACATCTCGATCTTTCCTTGTCCTTTTCATGCATGTCAGATTTCGCCCCTGATGCTCTTGTACAGCAGATACCGGAGCTACAATGGCTGCTCGATCTCAAAAAGCAGATACGTTCGTATCAGGAGGGCGAGATTGATTCAGAAAGTTTGAGTGCAAGTATATGCAACACCCCTCTCCCTGAGTCAGTAGCCAGCAAACTTTCATCTTTACCTGGCATTGATGCTTATCAAAATTCGGGTCACAGCGAAAATTTTTCATCATCTAAACACAATCAGGATAGCGCAAACAAAGGTACTGTTGATGCGATTCTTTCTATGATGGATCCAACCCTTCCTCCTCCTTCCGATACGAAAGAACAGGGTACTACCATTACCCAAAGTAGTACTACTCAAAGCGGCATGGATGGTACTATACAGGGCAGGATCACATCAATTTTTGATACCATAGACTCTGTTATAGGGATGCAGATGGATGAAATTCTTCATCACTCTGAATTTAAAGCTCTTGAAACTGCCTGGAGAGAGCTTAAGTTTCTATTTGGAAATACCGATAATAGAGCCGGTATAGCTATTGAGGTTGTTAACTGTGCCAAAAATGTTCTTGACAAGACGCTCCTTGAGGTGGTGTTTAAACCTGTATGGAACAGCGGGGTACCTGGTCCGGATGTGGTTGCATCGCTTCACAGTTTTAGTTCTAACAGGCCCGATTATGAGCAGGCTCAGAACCTTGGGCAACTTGGTATAGCCACTCAAACGCTCATGGTGTTACCTGCAGCTCCACAGTTTTTTGGTGTTTCACAATATCAGTCTTTACGTTCTTCTGTGCCAAGTTTTCAGATGCTTTTGGATGGGTGTGGATATGAAACGTGGCGTGATCTGCGCAATAGAGATGAAGCAAACTGGCTTATTTTAGGAGCAAACAGTTTCTATCTACGTCCGGCGTATGGTATGGGTGGCAAAAAGGTAAAAACCTTTCATTATTCAGAGCAGCATAAACCTCAGGACATACCGTGTGGTTCATCTTCGGCTGTCATTATCTCTTTAATTGCGGGTTTAATCGCCTCGTTTAAAAGTGATTCCTTGAATCATTTAACCCGTAAAGCTCAACTCACTGACATATCAGCATTACACAGCTATACGGATCCTGGAAGTGATGCTATGCAGGTATGTGTTACCACACTTACTTACAGCAAAGCCGGGGAGATAGCGGATGCCGGGCTTTGTCCTGTGAATAGTGCCCCTGGAACACTTTCAGTAACTCTCGAGGGAATAAAAACCTATGGTAAAAGTAATTATTCTATCCCTTCACTTCTTCTTGCGGGCCATATATCCCGTCTCTGTACCTTAATTATTCTAAACACCAGGGAGCTATCGTGCAGTGAAGTTTCCGATGAGCTTATCGCATCTATAAACAACCTGATTTTGGGAACGGCGATGGTTGGTGATAAGCAGGTGACAACCGCACAGGTAACAGAAAACGGTAATAACGGGCGCAATGTCATCATAAACGTTAGTGTTCCTTATGCGATTTGGGGAGAGGAAGTGGAGATTAATCTTTCCCTTGAGCTATGA
- a CDS encoding Ig-like domain-containing protein, with translation MVKTFTLCALIISSFTFLTYASFRYGDVNGDGKVTAHDADLVQQYILKTIDSFPSSYGILAADVNRSGDISSTDLALINRYISEIIDEFPAEPRVSIVYPENNLKVIKPADNNVPIDIELGAYASVRIGSISEVSFFKDTHLLGYGTVSNGRYVFTWNNVPSGTHTITAHAKDDQGGTRISSPITITVCPNANRPPRVNRPVVRMGPAGNVVRTCTLLVQAFDPDGSISKVEFYSGFDLIGTATTSIGNDTYRYIWNNVRPGNYTIHAVVYDNLNARTGTGKQFHNHLSLLTNIEYSNFGVGILPNGYQSYDIGLDNSIGKYGYGRYISSTGQIMVTGAGQTSNHTQDAGQFTYTPLFGDGEYVAQVESINNLNHGGRVGIMIRNGLEPNAQFVSLEMNQSGLLFGYSRSLEGEQKHCHFNVSAAFAPHWLKISRSGNQFSFYRSTNGSNWQLLSKTSIDMPEKVLSGLIVYNNQKSSKATTVFNNVSQYVPAPTCNRNGCITKKVALLVYNPIFKTNNYIR, from the coding sequence ATGGTTAAAACGTTTACACTATGTGCGTTGATAATAAGCAGTTTTACCTTCCTAACGTATGCTTCTTTTCGTTACGGAGATGTGAATGGGGATGGAAAGGTAACCGCTCATGATGCTGATCTAGTCCAACAGTATATACTAAAAACAATAGATTCATTCCCGTCTTCTTATGGAATACTTGCAGCAGATGTGAACCGATCAGGAGATATTAGTTCTACTGATCTTGCATTAATAAACAGATATATTTCTGAGATAATCGATGAATTTCCTGCTGAACCCAGGGTATCTATAGTTTATCCTGAAAACAATTTAAAGGTGATCAAACCTGCAGATAACAATGTACCAATCGATATTGAATTAGGTGCTTATGCAAGCGTCCGTATTGGTAGCATCTCTGAAGTATCCTTCTTTAAAGATACACATCTGCTTGGTTATGGAACTGTTTCAAACGGACGTTATGTATTTACCTGGAACAATGTTCCTTCAGGAACACATACTATAACCGCTCACGCTAAAGATGATCAGGGTGGAACACGGATCTCTTCTCCAATCACTATTACAGTTTGTCCTAATGCAAACCGACCGCCCAGGGTTAACAGGCCAGTAGTAAGAATGGGACCTGCCGGTAATGTCGTGCGTACTTGTACTCTCCTTGTACAAGCTTTTGATCCAGATGGAAGTATTTCTAAGGTCGAATTCTACAGTGGTTTTGATCTCATCGGTACCGCAACAACCTCGATTGGAAATGATACATATCGCTATATTTGGAACAATGTACGCCCAGGCAACTACACTATTCATGCAGTTGTTTATGATAATCTAAATGCCAGAACCGGTACTGGTAAACAATTTCACAACCATCTGAGTCTTCTCACAAACATCGAATACAGCAATTTTGGAGTAGGAATTCTGCCAAATGGCTATCAAAGTTATGACATAGGATTAGATAATTCAATCGGAAAATATGGATATGGAAGATATATCAGCTCTACCGGACAAATTATGGTCACCGGAGCTGGGCAGACATCTAACCATACCCAGGATGCAGGCCAATTCACTTATACCCCCCTTTTTGGTGATGGTGAGTATGTGGCACAAGTAGAGAGTATTAACAATCTAAATCATGGTGGTAGAGTGGGTATAATGATAAGAAATGGTCTTGAACCGAATGCTCAGTTCGTATCACTTGAAATGAATCAAAGTGGTCTACTTTTTGGATACTCTAGGTCTTTGGAGGGGGAACAAAAACACTGTCATTTTAACGTAAGCGCTGCATTTGCTCCACATTGGTTAAAAATAAGTCGTTCGGGAAATCAGTTCTCTTTTTATCGCAGTACTAATGGGTCAAATTGGCAACTGCTTTCAAAAACCTCAATTGATATGCCCGAAAAAGTTCTTAGTGGTTTGATAGTCTATAATAACCAAAAATCTTCAAAGGCAACCACCGTTTTCAATAATGTTAGCCAATATGTACCTGCACCCACCTGCAACCGAAATGGTTGTATCACAAAAAAGGTTGCTCTCCTTGTATACAATCCAATATTCAAAACCAACAATTACATACGATAG
- a CDS encoding right-handed parallel beta-helix repeat-containing protein encodes MLKCKKKLVCLIIALCSGIATFSNIPDGDRTFFIATDGDDSNSGTKNSPLGTLDHAVGIAEPGDVFVLRGGTYYHDRRIDANSSGTQEKPITIVNYPEETPVLNFEAQEEQPGRDGLRINGDHWHVIGIHLTRAGGNGFRIHGSHNFIKQCVAFENRLTGIHLEDGSHNLIKNNDSYRNFNLRGRVGNMSDGFAAKYEALGPGNVFYGNRAWENSDDGFDFWMAESTILLENNWAFGNGNSSIWNHPEFDGGGNGFKLGGNHISGNHIIKRNMAFDNHGKGFDHNNNTGALYLAHNSAYNNGITHNGRNFDFPNEPSSGQHQFYNNLSYNSPNGVRIASGSDQQGNSWQQSESITDDMFLSLLTSAAKGPRQPDGSLPDILLLRPRPETFMVNGGVDIDEPYSGTAPDIGAYEHGESGDAGNTKLQSLMIDGEALPSFNPSTLSYTLTLAAGTSVPPIISADPEDDSASVEIVQPRNITGDNFAPLFSDALIKVIAGDNQTHRTYTVSIYSPSSWNGYNWTAMPDNSSPPFSQSNWNQANYSLIEDPDNPGNSFLQLITNNASNKGEWVHQISSSADEFTVIAKIRALPGDYLKAMVIDLRLFGVRERLYINSDNSYHLRHGGSQVNSLPQGSDVMNWNIYRLTREGNETRFFFNENPVPLEVTHSETVTDDNHFGFGDPFSDQKCAGQMDWLLWSDQGAFYPEQSTAQLSFSHSQNSAFEMTVHAVSPKTPFVTIEYVLDKDQPTVLNLYDIKGRVVRRVLNDIKNKGIHLQAVNISSLANGTYFLRLATLVRAVQRRIVIAR; translated from the coding sequence TTGCTAAAGTGTAAAAAAAAATTGGTTTGCCTGATAATAGCTTTGTGTTCAGGAATAGCGACTTTTTCAAATATTCCTGACGGAGACCGCACTTTTTTCATAGCCACAGATGGTGATGACAGTAACTCCGGAACAAAGAACTCCCCATTAGGAACTCTGGACCATGCTGTAGGGATTGCTGAGCCCGGTGATGTCTTCGTGCTTAGGGGTGGAACCTACTATCATGACAGACGAATCGATGCAAACAGTAGTGGTACTCAGGAAAAGCCAATCACAATTGTTAACTATCCTGAAGAAACACCGGTGTTGAATTTTGAAGCTCAGGAGGAGCAGCCGGGAAGAGACGGGTTACGCATTAATGGTGACCACTGGCATGTTATTGGAATACATCTCACCAGAGCAGGTGGAAACGGATTTCGGATTCATGGCAGCCATAACTTCATCAAACAATGTGTTGCATTCGAAAACAGACTTACAGGTATACACCTTGAGGATGGCTCACATAATCTTATAAAAAACAATGACAGTTACCGCAATTTTAACCTTAGGGGCAGAGTGGGTAATATGTCAGATGGTTTTGCGGCAAAGTATGAAGCATTAGGTCCGGGAAATGTCTTTTACGGTAATCGTGCCTGGGAGAATTCTGATGATGGATTCGATTTCTGGATGGCTGAAAGTACCATTTTACTGGAAAACAACTGGGCCTTTGGCAATGGGAACTCCAGTATTTGGAATCACCCGGAGTTTGACGGGGGTGGAAATGGATTTAAACTTGGTGGCAATCACATTTCCGGCAATCATATAATTAAAAGAAATATGGCATTTGATAATCACGGTAAAGGGTTTGATCACAACAATAATACCGGCGCTTTGTATCTTGCTCATAACAGCGCCTATAACAATGGTATCACACACAATGGCCGGAATTTTGATTTTCCTAATGAACCATCAAGCGGACAACACCAGTTTTATAATAATCTCAGCTATAATTCTCCCAACGGAGTGAGGATAGCAAGCGGTTCAGACCAACAGGGAAACAGTTGGCAACAGAGCGAATCCATAACAGATGATATGTTTTTAAGTTTATTGACAAGTGCCGCAAAGGGACCAAGGCAACCTGATGGTTCTTTACCTGATATACTTTTGCTCAGACCAAGACCAGAAACCTTCATGGTCAATGGAGGAGTGGATATTGATGAACCTTATTCGGGCACAGCTCCTGATATCGGCGCATACGAACATGGAGAGAGTGGGGATGCAGGCAATACAAAATTACAGAGTTTGATGATTGACGGTGAAGCTTTGCCCTCCTTTAATCCTTCAACGCTCTCTTATACCCTCACTCTAGCGGCAGGCACTTCTGTGCCTCCAATAATTTCTGCAGATCCGGAAGATGACAGTGCTTCAGTTGAAATTGTTCAACCCAGAAATATTACCGGCGATAACTTTGCACCTCTCTTCTCCGATGCTCTGATCAAAGTTATCGCCGGCGATAACCAAACACACAGAACCTACACTGTAAGCATCTATAGCCCCTCCTCTTGGAACGGATATAACTGGACTGCAATGCCCGATAACTCCTCGCCCCCATTCTCTCAAAGCAACTGGAATCAGGCTAACTATTCTCTTATTGAGGATCCGGATAATCCCGGAAATAGTTTTCTTCAACTTATTACGAATAATGCTTCCAATAAAGGAGAATGGGTTCATCAAATCTCCTCTTCTGCAGACGAATTCACAGTGATTGCTAAAATCAGAGCACTGCCAGGTGATTACCTAAAGGCAATGGTGATAGATTTGAGGTTATTTGGAGTTCGGGAGAGACTTTATATAAACAGTGACAATAGCTATCACCTTCGTCACGGTGGAAGTCAGGTAAATTCTTTACCACAGGGTTCTGATGTAATGAACTGGAACATATACAGATTAACCAGAGAAGGTAACGAAACCCGCTTTTTTTTCAACGAAAACCCGGTACCGCTTGAGGTGACACACTCTGAAACTGTAACTGACGACAACCATTTTGGTTTCGGCGACCCTTTTAGTGATCAAAAGTGTGCAGGACAGATGGACTGGTTGTTGTGGAGTGACCAGGGAGCTTTTTATCCAGAGCAAAGCACTGCACAACTCAGTTTTAGTCATTCACAGAACAGTGCATTTGAAATGACAGTTCATGCAGTATCACCCAAGACTCCTTTTGTTACTATTGAATATGTGCTTGATAAAGATCAGCCTACGGTTTTGAATCTTTACGATATCAAAGGAAGAGTAGTAAGGAGAGTACTAAATGATATTAAAAACAAGGGAATTCACCTGCAGGCGGTAAATATATCATCCCTGGCTAATGGAACCTATTTCCTAAGACTTGCAACTTTAGTTCGTGCTGTTCAGAGGCGTATTGTAATAGCTCGTTGA